A genomic segment from Amycolatopsis camponoti encodes:
- a CDS encoding DUF948 domain-containing protein — protein MSAGQIAALIAAGAFVVLVVLLAIPLIKLGKTLDAATEAIERTNSNTDPLLIGANQTITHVNTQLERVDGITSNAQAVTGNVSALTSVFTATLGGPLVKTAALSYGLSKAIRARKKKNALKAAKKAAK, from the coding sequence GTGTCGGCAGGGCAGATCGCCGCGTTGATCGCCGCAGGAGCATTCGTGGTGCTGGTCGTCCTGCTGGCGATCCCGCTGATCAAGCTCGGCAAGACGCTGGACGCGGCCACCGAGGCGATCGAGCGCACCAACAGCAACACCGATCCGCTGCTGATCGGCGCGAACCAGACGATCACGCACGTCAACACCCAGCTCGAGCGGGTGGACGGGATCACGTCGAACGCGCAGGCCGTCACCGGGAACGTCTCCGCGCTGACGTCGGTGTTCACCGCGACCCTGGGCGGCCCGCTCGTCAAGACCGCGGCGCTGTCCTACGGGCTCAGCAAGGCGATCCGGGCGCGCAAGAAGAAGAACGCGCTGAAGGCCGCGAAGAAGGCGGCGAAGTGA